The Thiorhodovibrio litoralis genome includes a window with the following:
- a CDS encoding LysR family transcriptional regulator produces the protein MPIDHRVCWNNTVHIGSLMGTRMESLSDIAVFVQVVQCGSFTAAADKLVMSKSVVSKYVTRLEDRLGARLLNRTTRRLSLTEVGQALFERSRRALLEIEEAEAEVSRLQGEPRGALRLNCPMSFGVLHVAPWLPEFQVRYPEVSLDLVLDDRRVNLVEEGFDLAIRIGELPDSSLVVRRLGPCRHVVCATPEYLARHGVPQTPQQLTKHLALTYRYQDSPNEWRFIAPDGELLQIPMVSRLQMNNSLALRQAVLRGAGIILTPTFMVGADLRKGRLKAVLPEYQVLEVSIYALYPQRKHLSPKVRAFIGFLAERIQDPPYWETEP, from the coding sequence ATGCCAATTGATCATCGGGTCTGCTGGAACAACACTGTCCACATTGGTTCACTAATGGGTACCCGCATGGAATCTCTCAGTGACATCGCGGTTTTTGTACAGGTCGTCCAGTGCGGCAGCTTCACCGCTGCGGCGGACAAGCTGGTGATGTCCAAGTCAGTGGTCAGCAAATACGTCACTCGGTTGGAGGATCGTCTAGGCGCGCGTCTACTCAATCGCACCACGCGCCGGCTCAGCTTGACTGAGGTGGGTCAGGCTCTGTTTGAACGGTCCCGGCGTGCGCTGCTGGAAATAGAAGAGGCGGAGGCTGAGGTTTCCCGGCTACAAGGCGAACCACGCGGAGCCTTGCGTCTGAATTGCCCCATGTCGTTCGGCGTGTTGCACGTGGCGCCTTGGCTGCCCGAGTTTCAGGTCCGCTACCCGGAAGTGAGTCTTGACTTGGTGTTGGACGATAGGCGGGTGAATCTGGTGGAAGAAGGCTTCGATTTGGCCATCCGCATCGGTGAGCTGCCTGATTCATCGCTAGTTGTCAGGCGCCTGGGTCCTTGCCGTCATGTGGTGTGCGCAACGCCTGAGTATCTGGCCCGACATGGTGTTCCCCAGACACCGCAACAGCTTACCAAGCACTTGGCTTTGACTTATCGCTATCAGGACTCGCCGAATGAATGGCGCTTTATCGCGCCGGATGGTGAGTTGTTGCAGATTCCAATGGTCAGTCGATTGCAGATGAACAACAGCCTGGCCTTGCGCCAAGCCGTGCTCAGAGGGGCGGGCATTATACTCACGCCCACCTTCATGGTGGGCGCCGATCTTCGCAAGGGCCGGCTCAAGGCGGTGCTGCCGGAGTATCAGGTGCTGGAGGTGTCGATCTACGCGCTTTACCCACAGCGCAAACACCTGTCGCCCAAGGTGCGGGCGTTCATCGGTTTTCTGGCCGAGCGAATTCAGGATCCTCCTTATTGGGAGACCGAGCCTTGA
- a CDS encoding DMT family transporter: protein MKARLHSTALAGHSARFDLLQSPVALLLITGTLIGFNFPLGKIAGDAGVSPLIWAFLISLGASTILLPLMAATGGLMLPGSRIWRYTVISSLVSFVAPNLLLFTVIPHAGAGYTGLLFALSPVFTLLLASLFHLKTPGRLGRTGIGIGLAGATLVSLTRGTQPDGPPIEWLLAALAIPVALAMGNVYRTLDWPEGTPPNILAFWGHAFSSVVFLLLLLLTRGGLPFAEIAPAAGAALIQMLVAGMTFPAFFRLQQQGGPVLLSQIGYVAAAVGLIAATVFLGERYSLMTWLGAGIIAMGIAVTIIAQRREE, encoded by the coding sequence ATGAAAGCACGTCTGCATTCCACTGCATTGGCAGGGCACAGTGCTCGGTTCGACCTGCTGCAAAGTCCGGTCGCGCTGTTGCTGATCACAGGTACCCTGATCGGGTTCAATTTTCCGCTTGGCAAAATCGCTGGAGACGCGGGGGTCTCACCGCTGATTTGGGCGTTTTTGATCTCGCTGGGCGCCAGCACCATTCTGTTGCCGCTCATGGCTGCCACGGGCGGATTGATGCTGCCCGGATCGCGTATTTGGCGCTATACGGTGATTTCGTCGCTCGTGTCCTTTGTTGCTCCGAATTTGTTGTTGTTCACGGTGATCCCTCATGCTGGAGCTGGCTACACGGGTCTGTTGTTCGCCTTGTCACCAGTCTTCACGCTCTTGCTCGCATCGCTGTTCCACCTGAAGACACCGGGGCGTCTGGGGCGCACTGGGATCGGAATCGGCCTTGCAGGTGCGACACTGGTCAGCCTGACCCGGGGAACGCAACCGGATGGACCGCCTATCGAATGGCTGCTGGCAGCCCTGGCGATTCCGGTCGCGCTGGCCATGGGCAATGTCTATCGCACCCTGGACTGGCCAGAGGGAACGCCGCCAAACATACTGGCATTCTGGGGTCATGCCTTTTCCAGTGTGGTGTTTTTGCTCCTTCTCCTGTTGACTCGGGGCGGTCTGCCATTCGCCGAAATCGCCCCAGCCGCCGGTGCGGCCTTGATCCAGATGCTGGTCGCCGGCATGACCTTTCCGGCCTTCTTTCGCTTGCAGCAACAGGGCGGGCCTGTGCTGCTCAGCCAGATCGGGTATGTGGCGGCCGCCGTGGGATTGATTGCCGCAACCGTATTTCTGGGCGAGCGATATAGCCTGATGACCTGGCTCGGCGCGGGGATCATCGCAATGGGCATCGCGGTCACCATCATCGCCCAGCGGCGCGAGGAATGA
- a CDS encoding nitroreductase family protein, which yields MNNHQSEKVLKSLSPRQAGHPIADVFLQRWSPRAFVPLAMPLTDFLTILEAARWAPSAFNIQPWRFIYALRSNRDWDQYLNLLDPFNASWAKNASALVFLVSNRLCPAQEKNSTNPSNTHSFDAGAAWANLSLQSTLLGYQAHAMAGIRFDEIRRQLAVPDDYRVEIAVAIGRQADPATLPSTLREREQPSSRLPLNQIVFPERFACQPAATRGGTDQ from the coding sequence ATGAACAATCACCAAAGCGAAAAAGTCCTGAAATCGCTGTCGCCACGTCAAGCTGGGCACCCGATCGCCGATGTCTTCCTGCAACGCTGGTCGCCGCGCGCCTTTGTGCCGCTCGCCATGCCATTGACTGATTTCCTTACCATTCTCGAGGCAGCCCGCTGGGCGCCTTCCGCCTTCAATATCCAGCCCTGGCGCTTCATTTATGCGCTGCGGAGTAACCGGGACTGGGACCAATACTTGAACCTACTCGACCCCTTCAATGCTAGCTGGGCAAAGAACGCCTCTGCCCTGGTGTTTCTGGTTTCCAACCGCTTGTGCCCGGCCCAGGAGAAGAATTCAACCAATCCGTCAAACACGCATAGCTTCGATGCCGGTGCGGCCTGGGCAAACCTGTCATTGCAAAGCACGCTTTTGGGCTATCAGGCCCACGCGATGGCCGGTATCCGCTTTGACGAAATCCGCCGGCAGCTGGCCGTGCCAGACGACTACCGGGTCGAGATCGCCGTGGCCATTGGCCGGCAGGCCGACCCTGCCACTCTTCCGTCAACCTTGCGCGAGCGAGAGCAGCCCAGTTCCCGGCTGCCGCTCAATCAGATCGTCTTTCCGGAGCGTTTCGCTTGTCAACCAGCGGCGACGCGCGGAGGAACAGACCAATGA
- a CDS encoding IS4 family transposase has protein sequence MIALASELQDISLGDKRLNHRAQQVLETLGAKPTQSIPGACNGWYETRAAYRFFDHPTVTAEQILAPHFACTEERLREHPRVLCIQDTSELDYTTKKGIVGLGPLNFESRYGMYIHPTLAVTPERLALGLLDLHTFVREPGSLGQDKDSRRPLEEKESVRWVDGYARVNALAEELSDTRLTYVADREGDIYDLFVEAPIPENSADWLVRVQHRDRCLADGRKLNEALDAAPVLTEITFERPATKGAKARQVTQEIKVVRVTLKAPWRPDRTLPDVTVTALLATEVNPPAGEEPLNWLLLTNLAVQSAQEAIETLSWYLCRWQVEIFFRILKSGCRIEELQLETRERLEPALALYMIIAWRVLYLTMLGRECPELPCDAVFAEEEWKAVYLVTQKQAPPEQPPSLDTMVRMVASLGGFLNRKSDGFPGPKTLWIGLQRIPDFVMALEAYRSVRDSYG, from the coding sequence ATGATCGCGCTGGCCTCTGAACTGCAGGACATCTCTCTGGGCGACAAGCGCCTGAATCATCGCGCCCAACAGGTGCTTGAAACCCTCGGCGCCAAGCCGACACAAAGTATTCCCGGGGCTTGCAACGGTTGGTATGAGACCCGGGCCGCCTATCGCTTTTTCGATCATCCCACGGTCACCGCCGAGCAGATCCTCGCACCCCATTTTGCTTGTACCGAAGAACGTCTGCGCGAGCATCCGCGGGTGCTGTGTATCCAAGATACCAGCGAGCTGGACTATACAACCAAAAAAGGCATTGTCGGTCTTGGGCCACTGAACTTTGAGAGCCGCTATGGGATGTACATCCATCCCACCTTGGCGGTCACGCCCGAGCGCCTCGCGCTGGGGCTGCTGGATTTGCACACTTTTGTGCGCGAGCCCGGTAGCCTGGGCCAGGACAAAGACTCGCGCCGCCCACTGGAGGAGAAAGAAAGCGTGCGCTGGGTCGATGGCTACGCGCGCGTCAATGCGCTGGCCGAGGAACTGAGCGACACGCGCTTGACCTATGTTGCCGATCGCGAGGGCGACATCTACGACCTGTTTGTTGAAGCGCCCATCCCCGAGAACAGCGCCGATTGGCTGGTACGGGTGCAGCATCGCGACCGCTGCTTGGCCGATGGCAGAAAGCTCAATGAGGCCCTGGACGCCGCCCCGGTGCTCACCGAGATCACCTTCGAGCGTCCCGCCACCAAGGGGGCCAAAGCACGCCAGGTCACGCAGGAGATCAAGGTGGTGCGCGTGACCCTGAAGGCACCCTGGCGCCCGGATCGCACCTTGCCCGATGTCACGGTCACGGCTTTGCTGGCCACCGAGGTCAATCCGCCCGCCGGCGAGGAGCCACTCAACTGGCTGTTGCTGACCAATCTGGCGGTGCAGAGCGCCCAAGAGGCCATCGAGACGCTCTCCTGGTATCTTTGCAGGTGGCAAGTGGAAATTTTTTTCCGGATCTTAAAAAGTGGCTGCCGCATCGAGGAGCTGCAGCTCGAGACGCGCGAGCGCCTGGAGCCGGCGCTCGCTTTGTACATGATCATCGCGTGGCGGGTGCTGTACCTGACCATGCTCGGGCGCGAGTGCCCGGAGTTGCCTTGCGATGCGGTCTTTGCCGAGGAGGAATGGAAGGCGGTCTATCTGGTCACCCAGAAACAAGCGCCACCCGAGCAGCCGCCCTCGCTCGATACCATGGTGCGCATGGTCGCCTCCCTGGGCGGCTTTCTCAACCGCAAATCCGATGGGTTCCCGGGACCGAAGACGCTCTGGATTGGGTTGCAGCGCATCCCCGATTTTGTCATGGCGCTGGAGGCTTACCGCAGCGTCAGGGATAGTTATGGGTAA
- a CDS encoding DUF4338 domain-containing protein: MDQAIPSRLCGRPFNETDLARIRQEIALAQPPLRAEIARRVCRALEWTDIQGRPKLMSARVGLLRLHRAGLIVLPPPTCGNGNGRRFVPRPESRPEPIPVSVPLRALSGLRLARVDDRRASQLWNGLIERYHYLGYSPLPGAQLRYLIQWDGGLLGAIGFGAAAWKVAARDRWIGWTPAQRQAHLGRVLNNARFLILPWVQVKHLASKVLSLAARQVSVDFPARYGERLVLLETFVETPRFAGTCYRAANWHDLGETTGRGKCDRTHRAALPRKAIYVYPLAADFRAALGVVA; encoded by the coding sequence ATGGACCAAGCGATTCCAAGCCGTTTATGTGGGCGCCCTTTCAACGAGACCGACTTAGCGCGCATTCGCCAGGAGATCGCGCTGGCGCAGCCGCCGCTGCGCGCGGAGATCGCTCGGCGGGTGTGCCGCGCGCTGGAGTGGACCGATATCCAAGGCCGCCCCAAGCTCATGAGTGCCCGGGTGGGACTGCTGCGGTTGCATCGTGCCGGGCTCATTGTGCTGCCGCCACCGACCTGCGGCAATGGCAATGGGCGGCGCTTCGTCCCGCGCCCCGAGTCCCGGCCCGAACCGATCCCAGTGTCCGTCCCGCTGCGCGCGCTCAGCGGCTTGCGCCTGGCGCGCGTTGATGATCGAAGGGCCTCGCAATTATGGAACGGCCTGATCGAGCGCTACCACTACCTCGGCTACAGTCCCCTGCCTGGTGCGCAGCTGCGCTACCTGATCCAGTGGGATGGCGGTCTGCTCGGCGCCATCGGCTTTGGCGCGGCGGCCTGGAAAGTCGCTGCCCGCGACCGCTGGATTGGCTGGACGCCCGCGCAGCGCCAAGCACACCTGGGACGGGTGCTCAACAACGCCCGCTTCCTCATCCTGCCCTGGGTGCAGGTCAAACACCTCGCCTCCAAGGTGCTGTCCTTGGCCGCGCGGCAAGTCAGTGTCGACTTTCCCGCCCGCTATGGCGAGCGTCTGGTGCTGCTGGAGACCTTTGTCGAGACCCCACGCTTTGCCGGGACCTGTTACCGTGCCGCCAACTGGCACGACTTGGGCGAAACCACCGGGCGCGGCAAGTGCGACCGCACCCATCGGGCCGCGCTGCCGCGCAAGGCGATCTATGTCTACCCGCTGGCGGCGGACTTCCGCGCCGCCCTGGGGGTGGTGGCATGA
- a CDS encoding PAS domain S-box protein produces MLQARIALSLHAARGEHRDLVARVLTDALALTQSATARLDVSSLDQAALACTALATQGEGGYEFSIEGPPGCPWGEEPLPPGKTRSVGGGHWTAGVTGKEPPNLLRGSRLDFSALSQTSGAPDVRLTVSGRAGSFTPTDRATLEQLASMAQDAIGTLQARSALQISERRAQLALEAARDGMWDWDVPSGRISVNDAYFAMLGEGNAGGHLMIAEWQSRIHPHDQPKLRQRVETLVSEAAFMEAEYRLRHADGGWCWVQSRAEIVERDAQGRARRVVGTHTDITRIKEAEREAVQARIKLEAALASMSDAVFISDMHGNLVHMNQAFATYHRFASLSECAERLDAYPDILEVSRLDGTRVPLSQWAVPRALRGETAVDQRYRLRRKDTGDTWVGSYKLGPIRDADGRVVGAVVTCRDITEQHAAEQALRISEERHRLFYNPVFGGSIIHDKGHVLDCSKGITNVTGYSYNELIGMNGLLLIAPDWREFVKEKIASGFEKAYEAESIRKDGSIFPVRLHAAATHYDGKPARVVEFRDITETKKIERALKKSENLLRNVIDSSVDYIFAKDTHLRTILCNVRFAQSVNAKPSDLVGKTDIENGWDADLVKGNSDKGIKGYEKDDLEALNGNIVRITETARIAGQTLLLDTVKIPLKDENHQIFGVLGISRDVTAQKRAEQCLKASEEQFRTLVNSSPFPVVIVDTKNEKIQYWSDSAEELFGHRPQTPAEWFALAYPDPDYRQAVIERSTPYLERAQQTTTAVNTGEYEIRCRDGAVKICEIYAQSIPGHMVLINHDITERKQAERQQRLAASVFAHSLNGVVIADPEMRILDANRTYCELTGFTKAELLGQPLARLVAGDDDRSLPDTLRADLDEQGHGQTEIDARSKDGAPFPAMLSLSCVSDADGEVQNHIASVADISALKAHAADLERLAHHDALTGLPNRRLLLDRLAQAIALADRTGGSLAVCYLDLDGFKPINDRHGHEVGDQYLIAVGGMLQANLRRHDSVARIGGDEFVLMLTELQRPEEDCSAQLDRILAAIHEPVILDGIRHQVAASIGVTLYPGDHADADDLLDHADQAMYRAKQSGGCCYRIYQSER; encoded by the coding sequence TTGCTCCAAGCGCGCATCGCGCTCTCGCTGCACGCCGCCCGAGGTGAGCATCGCGACCTCGTCGCGCGGGTGTTGACCGATGCGCTGGCCTTGACCCAAAGTGCCACCGCGCGGCTTGATGTTTCCAGCCTCGATCAGGCAGCACTGGCCTGTACCGCGCTGGCCACCCAAGGCGAAGGAGGCTACGAGTTCTCCATCGAAGGGCCACCGGGATGCCCTTGGGGCGAGGAGCCATTGCCGCCGGGCAAGACGCGATCAGTCGGCGGTGGCCACTGGACGGCGGGTGTGACCGGAAAGGAACCACCGAATCTCTTGCGCGGCTCGCGTCTGGATTTCAGCGCCCTGAGCCAGACCAGCGGTGCCCCGGACGTGCGTCTCACGGTCAGCGGCAGGGCCGGTTCATTCACACCAACCGACAGGGCCACTCTCGAACAGCTCGCGTCCATGGCCCAGGACGCCATCGGCACCCTGCAAGCACGGTCGGCCCTGCAGATCAGCGAGAGACGCGCCCAACTTGCCTTGGAGGCCGCCCGGGACGGTATGTGGGACTGGGATGTTCCAAGTGGCCGCATCAGCGTCAACGACGCTTACTTCGCCATGCTCGGGGAAGGCAACGCCGGCGGTCACTTAATGATCGCGGAATGGCAATCGCGGATTCATCCGCATGATCAGCCCAAACTGCGGCAGCGGGTCGAGACGCTGGTGAGCGAGGCGGCCTTCATGGAGGCCGAGTACCGCTTGCGTCACGCCGACGGCGGCTGGTGCTGGGTCCAATCGCGGGCCGAGATTGTCGAGCGCGATGCGCAAGGACGCGCGCGCCGGGTCGTCGGCACCCATACCGACATCACCCGGATCAAAGAGGCCGAGCGTGAGGCAGTGCAGGCGCGCATCAAGCTTGAGGCCGCTTTGGCGAGTATGAGCGACGCGGTCTTCATCAGTGATATGCACGGCAACCTGGTCCACATGAACCAGGCGTTCGCGACCTACCATCGCTTTGCCAGCCTGAGCGAATGCGCCGAGCGCCTTGATGCGTATCCGGACATTCTCGAGGTGTCCCGGCTCGACGGAACGCGCGTGCCGTTGTCGCAGTGGGCGGTACCGCGCGCGCTGCGCGGCGAAACCGCAGTCGATCAGCGCTATCGGCTGCGGCGCAAGGATACCGGCGATACCTGGGTGGGGAGCTACAAGCTCGGGCCCATCCGCGATGCCGACGGGCGTGTGGTCGGCGCTGTCGTGACCTGCCGTGACATAACGGAACAGCACGCAGCCGAACAGGCGTTAAGAATTTCTGAAGAACGCCACAGGCTATTCTATAACCCTGTCTTCGGCGGCAGCATCATTCACGATAAAGGACATGTTCTCGATTGCTCAAAAGGCATCACGAATGTCACAGGCTACTCCTATAACGAACTGATCGGCATGAATGGCCTTCTCCTGATCGCGCCGGACTGGCGTGAATTCGTGAAAGAAAAGATCGCGTCTGGGTTTGAAAAAGCGTATGAGGCGGAAAGTATTCGAAAGGACGGCTCAATTTTTCCGGTGCGGCTTCATGCAGCAGCTACCCACTATGATGGAAAGCCGGCTCGAGTCGTCGAATTTCGTGATATTACCGAAACGAAAAAGATCGAACGCGCATTAAAGAAAAGTGAAAATTTATTGCGTAACGTTATCGACTCTTCAGTTGATTACATTTTTGCAAAAGACACGCATTTACGGACAATCTTATGTAATGTCAGGTTCGCTCAATCAGTCAATGCAAAACCGTCTGATTTAGTGGGTAAAACTGATATTGAAAATGGTTGGGATGCTGATCTGGTGAAAGGAAATTCCGACAAAGGGATTAAAGGCTACGAAAAAGACGATCTTGAAGCACTCAACGGAAATATTGTTCGCATCACGGAGACAGCGAGAATTGCCGGTCAAACACTTTTACTGGATACTGTGAAAATCCCTCTGAAAGACGAGAATCATCAAATATTTGGTGTCCTTGGAATAAGCCGAGATGTGACAGCGCAAAAAAGAGCGGAACAATGTCTGAAAGCGAGTGAAGAACAGTTCCGCACACTCGTTAATTCCAGCCCATTCCCGGTTGTTATTGTCGATACGAAGAATGAAAAAATTCAGTATTGGAGTGACAGCGCAGAAGAGCTGTTTGGGCATCGGCCCCAAACGCCTGCCGAATGGTTCGCCCTTGCTTATCCCGATCCCGATTACCGCCAAGCCGTCATCGAGCGCTCGACGCCCTATCTGGAACGCGCGCAACAGACGACAACAGCGGTGAATACCGGCGAGTACGAGATCCGCTGCCGGGATGGGGCCGTCAAGATCTGCGAAATCTACGCGCAATCTATTCCCGGTCATATGGTGTTGATCAATCATGACATCACCGAGCGCAAACAGGCCGAGCGCCAGCAGCGCCTGGCCGCCAGCGTCTTCGCGCACAGCCTCAATGGCGTGGTGATCGCCGATCCCGAGATGCGCATTCTCGACGCCAATCGCACCTACTGCGAGCTGACGGGCTTCACCAAGGCGGAATTGCTCGGCCAGCCCCTGGCCCGTCTGGTCGCGGGGGACGATGATCGGTCCCTGCCCGACACCCTGCGCGCGGATCTCGACGAGCAGGGACACGGTCAAACTGAGATCGACGCGCGCAGCAAGGACGGTGCGCCCTTTCCCGCCATGCTGTCACTCTCCTGCGTCAGCGATGCCGACGGCGAGGTCCAAAACCATATCGCCAGTGTTGCTGATATCAGCGCGCTCAAGGCGCACGCGGCCGACCTCGAGCGTCTCGCGCATCACGATGCCCTCACTGGCCTGCCCAACCGCCGTCTGTTGCTCGATCGGCTCGCGCAGGCCATCGCCCTGGCCGATCGCACCGGCGGGTCGCTCGCGGTCTGCTATCTCGACCTCGATGGCTTCAAGCCGATCAACGACCGCCATGGCCACGAGGTTGGGGATCAATACCTGATCGCGGTCGGCGGGATGCTGCAAGCCAACTTACGCCGGCACGATTCGGTGGCGCGCATCGGCGGTGATGAATTCGTCTTGATGCTCACAGAACTTCAGCGCCCCGAAGAAGACTGCTCCGCGCAGCTTGATCGCATCCTGGCCGCCATCCATGAACCGGTGATTTTGGACGGCATTCGCCATCAGGTCGCTGCCAGCATCGGCGTGACCCTCTATCCCGGCGATCACGCCGACGCCGACGACCTGCTGGACCATGCCGACCAGGCCATGTACCGCGCCAAACAGTCCGGCGGGTGCTGTTATCGGATCTATCAATCGGAGCGGTAA
- a CDS encoding ankyrin repeat domain-containing protein — MVLEAGADLRCCLKSQPFNIQDEYGWSALMIAAMQGRDDSTALVIASSARLNQIDRDRRYALHMQRKKVTQATQSFAGTGHRNQRPGAQWLDSADVRRLGRQAGHRQRIAGKRRRSGHQDKTRRHRPLSTHSRRAAQDWIIAAIAVPQRKLRSLYPLRVPTLFGRNPEKGSDP; from the coding sequence ATGGTTCTTGAGGCCGGAGCCGATCTGAGATGCTGTCTAAAAAGCCAGCCTTTCAATATTCAGGACGAATATGGCTGGAGCGCCCTGATGATCGCCGCCATGCAAGGACGCGATGACTCGACGGCGCTGGTGATCGCCAGCAGCGCCCGCCTGAACCAGATCGATCGCGACAGGCGCTACGCCCTTCACATGCAGCGGAAAAAGGTCACCCAGGCTACTCAGAGTTTTGCTGGAACAGGGCATCGGAATCAACGCCCAGGCGCACAATGGCTGGACAGCGCTGATGTTCGCCGCTTGGGTAGGCAAGCAGGACACCGTCAGCGCATTGCTGGCAAGCGGCGCCGATCCGGGCATCAAGACAAAACACGGCGACACCGCCCGCTCTCTACTCATTCACGGCGGGCAGCGCAGGATTGGATCATTGCTGCGATAGCGGTGCCACAAAGAAAATTGCGGTCGCTTTATCCGCTGCGAGTTCCGACGCTGTTCGGACGAAATCCTGAAAAGGGGAGTGATCCATAG
- a CDS encoding zf-HC2 domain-containing protein, which produces MNCKEATHLMSEDLDRPLRWHEQVALRFHLMMCSGCRNFRTQIGFLRAAIRLRSGGD; this is translated from the coding sequence ATGAACTGCAAAGAGGCCACTCACCTGATGTCGGAGGATTTGGACCGTCCACTGCGGTGGCACGAACAGGTCGCACTGCGATTCCATCTGATGATGTGCAGCGGTTGCCGCAATTTCAGAACGCAGATCGGCTTTCTGCGCGCCGCGATTCGCCTGCGCTCCGGTGGGGACTGA
- a CDS encoding sigma-70 family RNA polymerase sigma factor produces the protein MTKLNAIMTQADPPADPSVDVPEQIQGFFGEHRPDLVRFASIQLRDPAMAEDVVQETLIAVLKGHNAFANRSSVKTWVFSILKRKVIDALRLRQREVPISQLGSGDEETEGHNDLFDRRGFWANEHKPHRWANPDDSLEQKQFWRVFELCLDHLPERTSRVFMMREFLELETDEICQELAITTSNCWVILHRARMSLRLCLDETWFTR, from the coding sequence GTGACCAAACTCAATGCCATCATGACGCAAGCTGACCCGCCCGCCGACCCATCTGTGGACGTCCCCGAACAGATTCAGGGCTTTTTCGGGGAGCACCGCCCCGACCTGGTCCGCTTCGCGAGCATCCAACTGCGCGATCCCGCCATGGCGGAAGACGTGGTGCAGGAGACGCTGATCGCCGTTCTTAAGGGCCACAATGCGTTCGCCAATCGTTCCAGCGTCAAGACCTGGGTCTTTTCCATCCTCAAGCGCAAGGTGATCGATGCACTGCGCCTGCGCCAGCGTGAAGTCCCCATCTCGCAACTCGGAAGCGGCGATGAAGAGACCGAAGGCCACAACGACTTGTTTGATCGGCGCGGTTTCTGGGCCAATGAGCACAAGCCGCACCGCTGGGCCAACCCTGATGATTCACTTGAGCAGAAGCAGTTCTGGCGTGTATTTGAGCTGTGTCTCGATCATCTGCCCGAACGCACATCCCGGGTGTTCATGATGCGCGAGTTCCTGGAACTGGAGACCGATGAGATCTGCCAGGAACTCGCCATCACCACCTCCAACTGTTGGGTCATCCTGCACCGCGCGCGGATGAGCCTGCGTCTGTGTCTCGATGAGACCTGGTTTACCCGCTAA
- a CDS encoding DUF302 domain-containing protein, which yields MRTKMQSDLTNPMLRFILLLLLFAPLAALAGDDTLSRRVSPYSVSDTVDRLEAVLREKGVTIFARIDHSAGAKDVGLTLRPTELLIFGNPKAGTPLMQAAPTIGLDLPLKVLVWEDDQGQVQVIWNTPAYLIERHGLDASYTKNLAAVDGLIDAALK from the coding sequence ATGAGAACAAAAATGCAATCAGACCTGACCAACCCCATGCTGCGATTCATCCTGCTACTGCTGTTGTTCGCTCCCCTGGCTGCACTGGCCGGCGACGACACCCTGAGCCGGCGGGTCAGCCCCTATTCGGTCAGCGATACCGTTGATCGACTGGAAGCCGTGTTGCGCGAGAAGGGCGTCACCATCTTTGCCCGCATCGACCACAGCGCCGGGGCCAAGGATGTGGGGTTGACGCTGCGTCCTACCGAACTGCTGATCTTTGGCAATCCCAAGGCCGGCACCCCGCTGATGCAGGCGGCGCCCACCATTGGCCTTGACCTGCCACTGAAAGTGCTGGTCTGGGAGGATGATCAGGGACAGGTTCAAGTGATCTGGAATACGCCGGCATACCTCATCGAAAGGCATGGCTTGGATGCTAGCTATACCAAAAATCTGGCCGCCGTTGACGGGCTGATCGATGCGGCCCTGAAGTAG
- a CDS encoding DoxX family protein: MSFKWLGNGSRNYRDYAQYSLPLISPELAVYAAATAEHLFPLLLLIGLGTRFSALALLGMTAVIQLLVYPDAWPVHGTWATILLYLAATGPGHLSVDAWIKTRFARVPNLKTPSDRAAP, from the coding sequence ATGTCCTTCAAATGGCTTGGAAATGGGTCCCGCAATTATCGTGATTACGCTCAGTACAGCCTCCCGCTCATCTCGCCCGAGCTGGCCGTCTATGCCGCAGCCACCGCCGAGCACCTGTTTCCGCTGCTGCTGCTCATCGGTCTGGGCACCCGCTTCTCGGCGCTGGCGTTGCTGGGAATGACCGCCGTCATTCAGTTGCTGGTCTACCCGGACGCCTGGCCGGTGCATGGGACCTGGGCGACGATTCTGCTCTATCTGGCGGCCACCGGGCCGGGGCACCTCTCGGTCGATGCCTGGATCAAGACCCGGTTTGCACGAGTCCCAAACCTGAAGACGCCTTCCGACCGCGCGGCGCCATGA